From a single Desulfobulbaceae bacterium DB1 genomic region:
- a CDS encoding phosphomannomutase: protein MGEGLRCFKAYDIRGRVPDELNEELAYKIGQAYAARFTPAKMAVGHDIRLSGPTLSRALAAGFLDAGVDVVNLGICGTEEIYFAAFSLDVDGGIIVTASHNPADYNGMKLVRKGAVPVSGDTGLKDIEQLALSGKGFVAPRKGKLEHVDNRGKYVDHLLGYVDVSSLQPLRLVVNAGNGCAGAVIDQLEKSLPFSFVKIFHEPDGSFPNGVPNPLLPENRRKTAEAVLAHGADMGIAWDGDFDRCFFFDETGTFVEGYYIVGLLARTLLAKRPGEKIIHDPRLTWNTVDVVQKAGGVPVMSKTGHAFIKERMRAEDALYGGEMSAHHYFRQFSYCDSGMIPWLLVAELVGATGMTLSSMVRDMRQAYPVSGEINSRVSDPDAVIARIEGIFAGQCPDRDYTDGLSMSGPAFRFNIRKSNTEPLLRLNVETRHDQDLLEKKTGELLGIIGEYKKV, encoded by the coding sequence ATGGGTGAGGGGTTGAGATGTTTCAAGGCATATGATATTCGCGGCAGGGTGCCGGATGAGTTAAACGAAGAGCTGGCCTATAAGATCGGGCAGGCCTATGCGGCTCGTTTTACGCCTGCGAAAATGGCCGTCGGCCATGACATCCGCCTCTCCGGACCGACATTGTCCCGCGCCCTGGCGGCTGGGTTTCTGGACGCCGGGGTGGATGTCGTGAACCTTGGCATCTGCGGCACGGAAGAGATTTATTTTGCCGCCTTTTCCCTTGATGTTGACGGCGGCATCATTGTCACCGCGAGCCATAATCCCGCCGACTACAACGGCATGAAGCTGGTTCGCAAGGGTGCGGTGCCGGTCAGCGGTGACACGGGTCTGAAAGACATCGAGCAGCTTGCCCTTTCCGGCAAGGGTTTTGTCGCGCCCCGGAAGGGCAAACTCGAACACGTCGACAACCGGGGAAAATATGTCGATCACCTTCTTGGTTATGTTGATGTTTCATCGCTGCAACCTCTGCGACTGGTGGTCAATGCCGGAAACGGCTGTGCCGGAGCGGTGATCGATCAGCTGGAAAAATCACTTCCTTTCAGTTTTGTCAAAATTTTCCATGAGCCGGACGGCTCGTTTCCCAACGGCGTTCCTAATCCACTGCTGCCGGAAAACCGCCGGAAGACTGCTGAGGCTGTTCTTGCCCACGGAGCAGACATGGGAATTGCCTGGGATGGAGATTTTGACCGCTGTTTCTTCTTTGACGAGACAGGAACATTTGTCGAGGGCTACTATATTGTCGGCCTGCTGGCCCGGACGCTGCTCGCCAAACGGCCGGGTGAGAAGATTATCCATGATCCTCGTCTTACCTGGAATACGGTTGACGTGGTGCAAAAGGCCGGGGGGGTTCCGGTGATGAGCAAGACCGGCCATGCCTTTATCAAGGAGAGGATGCGGGCGGAAGACGCCCTCTACGGCGGCGAGATGAGCGCTCATCACTACTTTCGACAGTTTTCCTATTGCGATTCCGGCATGATTCCCTGGCTGCTCGTTGCCGAACTTGTCGGCGCCACCGGCATGACCCTTTCCTCCATGGTTCGCGATATGCGGCAAGCCTACCCGGTGAGCGGGGAAATCAACAGCCGGGTCAGCGATCCGGATGCGGTGATCGCCCGCATTGAGGGCATCTTTGCCGGGCAGTGTCCGGATCGGGATTATACAGACGGGCTCAGCATGAGCGGCCCGGCCTTTCGTTTCAATATCAGGAAATCAAATACGGAACCATTGCTGCGGCTCAACGTGGAAACCCGGCATGATCAAGATCTGCTTGAGAAGAAAACAGGGGAACTGCTCGGTATCATTGGTGAGTATAAAAAAGTGTGA
- a CDS encoding transcriptional regulator, giving the protein MDKIEFAKARKSLGKTQKELSSLLGVSLKAIHSYEQGWRTIPSHIQRQLFFLLSSQRRLDKTRKPCWERKNCERKEQCPAWEFQAGHLCWFICGTLCDCTVEKSCKEKIETCKECEVLTSLL; this is encoded by the coding sequence ATGGATAAAATAGAATTTGCCAAGGCAAGAAAGAGTTTGGGGAAAACCCAGAAGGAACTGTCATCTCTTCTCGGGGTTTCACTCAAGGCCATTCACAGCTATGAACAGGGCTGGCGCACCATCCCCTCCCATATCCAGCGGCAGCTTTTTTTTCTGCTGTCCAGCCAGCGAAGGCTGGACAAGACGCGGAAGCCATGCTGGGAAAGGAAAAATTGCGAGCGCAAGGAGCAGTGCCCTGCCTGGGAATTTCAGGCAGGACATCTCTGCTGGTTCATCTGCGGCACACTCTGTGACTGCACAGTGGAGAAAAGCTGCAAGGAAAAAATCGAGACCTGCAAGGAATGCGAAGTCCTGACCTCACTCCTGTGA
- a CDS encoding isocitrate dehydrogenase (NADP(+)): MATQKIIYTEVDEAPALATYSLLPVLQSYTKGSGISFEKKDISLSGRIIANFPDRLPDSQKIPDYLAELGKLAKLPETNIIKLPNISASIPQLQAAVKELQDKGYDIPDYPENPQTDAEKEIQARFAKVLGSAVNPVLREGNSDRRAAASVKRFGQKNPHKLMKPWPANSKSRVANMNADDFYGSEKSLTTQKACEARIEFVDEKGAITLFKEKLPLLAGEIIDASVMNIAALRKFYGEQIKAAKNDGLLLSLHLKATMMKVSDPIMFGHCVSVFYQDVFAKHSVVIKELGVNVNNGLGDLYAKIQHLPEDRRAEIEADIVAVYKTNCELAMVDSSKGITNLHVPNNIIVDASMPVFIRDGGRMWGADDTLHDTIAMIPDRCYATIYQQVVEDCKKHGAYDPATMGSVANVGLMAQKAEEYGSHDKTFIAPAAGTIRIVDAVSGETLLARQVEAGDIFRGCQTKDAPIRDWVKLAVSRARATGTPAIFWLDANRGHDAEIIAKVNKYLPDHDTSGLDIRIMQPEEAMRFSLERIRKGEDTISVTGNVLRDYLTDLFPILELGTSAKMLSIVPLMNGGGMFETGAGGSAPKHVEQFLREGHLRWDSLGEFCALVPSFEHIYSTCKNEKARLFAETLDQAIGTFLENEKSPSRKVGQLDTRGSHFYLALYWAQSLAAQNKDKDVQARFTRVAQELRDNEEKIIAELNSAQGRPADIGGYYRPDAEKTFRAMRPSATFNNIVDTI; encoded by the coding sequence ATGGCAACACAAAAGATCATTTACACGGAAGTTGATGAAGCACCCGCCCTGGCAACATATTCATTGCTTCCTGTTCTGCAGTCATACACCAAGGGCTCGGGCATCTCCTTTGAAAAAAAGGATATTTCGCTGTCCGGACGAATCATCGCCAATTTCCCCGACCGGTTGCCCGACAGCCAAAAAATCCCCGATTATCTCGCGGAATTGGGCAAGCTTGCCAAGCTGCCGGAAACCAACATCATCAAACTGCCCAATATCAGCGCCTCCATTCCTCAGTTACAAGCGGCCGTCAAAGAGCTGCAGGACAAGGGATATGACATCCCGGACTATCCCGAGAACCCGCAAACCGATGCCGAAAAAGAAATTCAGGCGCGATTCGCCAAGGTTCTTGGAAGCGCCGTCAACCCGGTCCTGCGTGAGGGGAACTCGGACAGAAGGGCTGCGGCATCCGTCAAACGCTTCGGCCAAAAAAATCCCCATAAGCTGATGAAACCATGGCCCGCGAATTCCAAATCCAGGGTCGCCAATATGAATGCGGATGATTTCTACGGCAGCGAGAAATCCCTGACCACCCAAAAGGCGTGTGAGGCGCGGATTGAATTTGTCGACGAAAAGGGCGCAATCACCCTGTTCAAGGAAAAGCTTCCCCTGCTGGCGGGCGAGATCATTGATGCATCGGTCATGAATATTGCCGCCCTGCGGAAATTTTACGGCGAGCAGATCAAGGCGGCGAAAAATGACGGGCTCCTGCTGTCACTCCATCTCAAGGCGACCATGATGAAAGTCTCGGACCCGATCATGTTCGGCCATTGCGTTTCCGTCTTTTATCAGGATGTGTTTGCCAAGCACAGCGTTGTCATCAAGGAACTGGGTGTCAATGTCAACAACGGCCTGGGTGATCTTTATGCCAAAATCCAGCACCTGCCGGAAGACCGGCGGGCGGAAATCGAGGCGGACATTGTCGCGGTCTATAAAACAAACTGCGAACTTGCCATGGTGGACTCAAGCAAGGGCATCACCAACCTGCATGTCCCCAACAATATCATTGTTGATGCCTCCATGCCCGTTTTTATCCGCGACGGCGGCAGGATGTGGGGGGCGGACGACACGCTGCACGACACCATCGCCATGATCCCTGATCGTTGTTATGCAACGATCTATCAGCAGGTTGTGGAAGATTGCAAAAAACATGGCGCCTATGATCCCGCCACCATGGGCAGTGTCGCCAATGTCGGCCTGATGGCGCAAAAAGCGGAGGAATACGGCTCCCATGACAAAACATTTATCGCCCCGGCAGCCGGCACGATTCGCATTGTTGATGCCGTTTCCGGCGAGACCCTGCTTGCCCGGCAGGTGGAAGCAGGCGATATTTTCAGGGGCTGCCAGACCAAGGACGCGCCGATCCGCGATTGGGTCAAGCTTGCAGTCAGCAGGGCCAGGGCAACCGGCACTCCGGCAATTTTCTGGCTTGATGCAAACCGGGGTCACGATGCCGAGATCATCGCAAAAGTGAACAAATATCTGCCGGATCACGATACCAGCGGACTTGATATCCGCATCATGCAGCCGGAGGAAGCCATGCGCTTTTCCCTGGAGAGAATCCGCAAGGGAGAAGATACCATTTCCGTCACCGGCAATGTGCTGCGTGATTATCTCACCGATCTTTTCCCCATCCTGGAACTCGGCACCAGCGCGAAAATGCTTTCCATCGTGCCGCTCATGAACGGCGGCGGCATGTTTGAGACCGGCGCAGGCGGGTCAGCGCCGAAACATGTCGAGCAGTTTTTGCGGGAAGGCCATCTGCGCTGGGATTCCCTCGGTGAATTCTGTGCGCTGGTTCCCTCATTCGAGCACATCTACAGCACATGCAAAAATGAAAAAGCACGACTTTTCGCCGAAACCCTCGATCAGGCCATCGGCACGTTTCTGGAAAACGAAAAGTCTCCGTCACGGAAGGTCGGACAACTCGATACCCGAGGCAGCCACTTTTACCTGGCCCTTTACTGGGCGCAAAGCCTCGCCGCCCAGAACAAAGACAAGGACGTGCAGGCGCGTTTCACCAGGGTGGCGCAGGAGTTGCGCGACAATGAAGAAAAAATCATTGCCGAATTAAACAGCGCCCAGGGACGACCGGCGGATATCGGCGGGTATTATCGGCCGGATGCGGAAAAGACGTTTCGCGCCATGCGCCCCAGCGCCACCTTCAATAACATAGTGGATACCATCTAA
- a CDS encoding sulfur reduction protein DsrE, producing MNIALIACSDNPEILWNAFRMGNLMLEKMDEVTIFLNGPSVSYASLASQNFPLSELAKLFTLSEGVLLA from the coding sequence ATGAATATAGCCCTGATTGCATGCAGCGATAATCCGGAAATTTTATGGAATGCCTTTCGCATGGGCAATCTCATGCTGGAAAAAATGGATGAGGTCACTATTTTTCTCAATGGCCCATCCGTTTCCTATGCGTCGCTGGCCTCGCAGAATTTTCCCCTGTCGGAGCTGGCAAAGCTGTTTACCCTGTCCGAGGGCGTTTTGCTCGCCTGA
- a CDS encoding 3-deoxy-7-phosphoheptulonate synthase — MAEWTKSSWQNFTALQQPKWPDRQAYQEAIDTISKLPPLVFAGEIRELKKQLADAVEGKAFLLQGGDCAEDFNKCTAPGIRETLKVILQMAVILSYAGGKPVIKVGRMAGQYAKPRSADTEMVNGKEIASYRGDMVNSPDPDEAARRPDPQRMVKGYYLAAATMNITRAFTRGGYAALQRVNSWNNEFVKASPMGRSYERLARNINQALHFMEVIGLDTDIPQLNQASFFVSHEALLLGYEEALTRQDSITGQWYDCSAHMVWIGDRTRQLDGAHVEFLRGVLNPIGMKIGPKHDVEEVKKLIRKLNPENEAGRMTLITRFGAKDVDKYLPPLIRAIKNEGFKVVWSCDPMHGNTYTAESGHKTRNFNEILQELQCFFEIHWAEGSIPGGVHFELTGDNVTECTGGGRNILDHQLQQNYQTNCDPRLNAEQSLELAFQIAEMIRS; from the coding sequence ATGGCTGAGTGGACAAAGTCAAGCTGGCAGAATTTTACGGCGCTGCAACAACCGAAATGGCCTGATCGGCAGGCATATCAGGAGGCGATTGATACTATTTCAAAATTGCCGCCCCTGGTGTTTGCCGGGGAAATCCGCGAATTAAAAAAACAGCTGGCCGATGCGGTTGAAGGCAAGGCTTTTTTGCTGCAGGGCGGGGATTGCGCCGAGGATTTCAATAAATGCACCGCCCCTGGAATCAGGGAAACCCTGAAGGTTATTCTGCAGATGGCGGTCATTTTGAGCTATGCGGGCGGCAAGCCGGTCATTAAGGTGGGTCGCATGGCAGGGCAGTATGCCAAACCGCGATCCGCGGACACGGAAATGGTGAACGGCAAGGAGATCGCCAGCTACCGCGGCGATATGGTCAACAGTCCCGATCCCGATGAAGCGGCGCGCCGTCCTGATCCGCAGCGCATGGTCAAGGGATATTATCTGGCCGCGGCCACCATGAATATCACCCGGGCCTTCACCCGGGGAGGGTATGCCGCTCTGCAGCGGGTCAATTCCTGGAACAACGAGTTTGTCAAGGCCTCGCCCATGGGGCGCTCCTATGAACGGCTGGCCCGCAACATTAATCAGGCCCTGCATTTCATGGAGGTTATCGGCCTGGATACCGATATCCCGCAACTCAATCAGGCCTCTTTCTTTGTTTCGCACGAGGCCCTGCTCCTTGGCTATGAAGAGGCCCTGACCCGGCAGGATTCCATCACCGGTCAGTGGTACGACTGCAGCGCTCACATGGTCTGGATCGGCGACAGGACCAGGCAGCTGGACGGCGCTCATGTGGAGTTTCTTCGCGGCGTGTTGAACCCGATCGGCATGAAGATCGGACCGAAGCACGATGTGGAGGAGGTTAAAAAGCTGATCCGCAAACTTAATCCGGAAAACGAAGCCGGCAGAATGACCCTGATCACCCGCTTCGGCGCCAAGGATGTGGACAAATATCTCCCTCCCCTGATCCGGGCGATCAAGAACGAGGGATTCAAGGTGGTGTGGAGCTGCGACCCCATGCACGGCAACACCTATACGGCGGAGTCCGGTCATAAAACGAGGAACTTCAACGAAATTCTCCAGGAACTGCAATGCTTTTTCGAGATTCACTGGGCAGAGGGATCGATTCCCGGCGGAGTTCATTTTGAATTGACCGGCGACAATGTCACCGAGTGTACCGGCGGCGGCCGCAATATTCTCGATCACCAGTTGCAGCAGAATTATCAGACCAACTGCGATCCCCGTCTCAACGCCGAGCAGAGCCTGGAGCTTGCGTTCCAGATCGCCGAGATGATCCGCAGTTAA
- a CDS encoding dihydropteroate synthase → MSQKVLAIAESINIMGKRSGGAMKERNPGPVQEMAKEESAAGASYLDLNIGPARKDGTELMPWVVQTVEAVTATPLCLDTTNTAAMAAGFQAVKNKADAIMNSISAQPERMEKLIPVAAEAGCNVIALLWGPEGMPRDSNERAAMAVDLMMALAEAGIPNEKMLFDPIGTPITLGADQIASGLEFLSMLQDIAPGAGSTVGLSNVSNGVAEHLRKYLDRTYLIMLMKYGISTAIVNSYDAELMAICKGERQNLVDMVHGMMDGNDPDPSTLTGTALEHYKTYKVLSGQAVFSESWLEL, encoded by the coding sequence ATGTCGCAGAAGGTATTAGCAATTGCTGAAAGCATCAACATCATGGGCAAGAGAAGCGGCGGCGCCATGAAAGAGAGAAACCCCGGTCCCGTTCAGGAGATGGCCAAGGAAGAAAGTGCCGCGGGCGCCTCCTATCTTGATCTGAATATCGGCCCGGCACGAAAAGACGGTACCGAATTGATGCCCTGGGTGGTGCAGACCGTGGAAGCCGTCACCGCGACCCCTCTTTGCCTTGATACCACCAATACCGCAGCCATGGCTGCAGGCTTCCAGGCGGTGAAAAACAAGGCGGACGCCATCATGAATTCCATTTCCGCCCAGCCGGAAAGAATGGAGAAACTCATCCCGGTTGCCGCCGAGGCAGGCTGCAACGTCATCGCCCTGCTGTGGGGACCGGAGGGTATGCCCCGTGATTCCAACGAGCGCGCCGCCATGGCGGTTGACCTGATGATGGCGCTGGCCGAAGCGGGGATCCCCAATGAAAAGATGCTTTTTGATCCCATCGGCACCCCGATTACCCTGGGTGCCGATCAGATCGCCTCAGGCCTTGAGTTTCTCAGCATGCTGCAGGATATCGCCCCCGGTGCCGGTTCAACCGTCGGTTTGTCCAATGTGTCAAACGGCGTGGCCGAGCATCTGCGCAAATATCTTGACCGGACCTACCTCATCATGCTGATGAAATACGGCATCAGCACCGCTATTGTTAATTCCTACGATGCCGAGCTGATGGCCATCTGCAAGGGCGAGCGCCAGAATCTGGTTGATATGGTACACGGCATGATGGACGGCAATGATCCTGATCCGTCCACCTTGACCGGCACCGCCCTTGAGCATTACAAAACCTATAAAGTTCTTTCCGGTCAGGCCGTCTTTTCCGAGTCATGGCTTGAGTTGTAA